GTCCAATTGTTATTTCCTGTAAAACAAATATGCAAACAACAAACAAAATATGCAAATCATAGTACTTTGTTTAACTAACCTACTAGGTTCACTTGCTCTATCTTTGCCAAGTGTTCAACTCCCAACTGACCCATCTTGGACTTAACTTAGTTTCCAACTAGAtttacctagttcccaactagatcTTCCACTGTCTAGCCCTACTAGGATTTCTATTACCTAGTTTCTAACTAGGTCTTTCACTGCCTAGCCCTACTAGGACTTCTACTGTCTGATTTTCAATTAGGACTTTTACCACCTAGCTCCGCTATAACTTTTTACTGGCTGGTTCCAAACCATGACTTCCCTTTTcctagtcccactaggacttcAGTCAATTGCCAAGTATCTGATCCTACTTAGACTTCTCATTCATTTTCAAACTTCAAGTCAATCTTGACTTGCTTAGACTCTACACTCAACTTTATAAACTTTGATCAAGTTATTTGGTCACCCTTAACTAAATTTTCTTAAACACATTGGTCAAACTAAACCATTAAACCCCTAGAtgtgattgcaccaacaagaaggGGTGCCCCTTAGCTTTGGTCCCCTCAAAGGATAAGAACAACAAAAGGTGGGTTGAACTATTCTCCTTCAATCGGTTGTTCGCAAAGGAAAAAGCCCTCCAATATATATCATTTGATAATGAATGAGTTATATTCGAGACTAATAATGTTGATACAATCAAGATGACTATGGGCAATTGTCTAGTAGGATGCTTTGTTGGTCGGCttctgtaggatcgaaagagttaagagggggagggggtgagcCTTGATCatttaaaaacttatcttttcttattatttcataAAACCGAAACAAAGTTGAATAGTGGAATAATAAAGTGAAAATTATAACGACAcaatcgattttacttggttcatagtcCAATGACTATTGCTCCCAAACTagcaatccttgatcgctttcaaGTGGGAAATCAATTATAGCTCTTCTCTATAGAAAACTTTCAGATAAAAAGCAAACTCGTACAATGAAATAAGAAGATAATAACAACACTACAATCTTCTTAGATGTAAATATAAGTaaagaaaatataccaacaacttaaCATCGAATGTAAGCACGATTGTTGAAGAGCCTGTTTGCATAGTAGGAGTAAGACTTGCGTGAACAACAGTAGTAGCGAGATGGAGTGATGAAGGAATGGATGTTGAGCCTAGGACCCTGAGACTTCTTTTATAGGTTTAGACAAAATTATTCGATCGAATGAAAAATTTTCAGTCAATGGAACCTAACCGTCGACTAAACTCTATGTTTTTTTATTTGCTCAGACCTGATCTGATCGATCCCATAAAttataattgttggtgcaaccttaggtcaaggttgacctggttgaccagactcgagatgacttgactcgagttatgttttgatgtttgatgagttatgacgatgtttgacgtgaacagaaaagttgtatcttgatgtttgacaaggatacaagcttgggagattgtgggtgcaactcgtggtcaaggttgacctggttgacccgaggtgagttgacctgactcggaaaagtccaagcagggagcttggcacgggagaaagtccaagtatggagacttggcacggagaagtccaagtatggaagcttggcacatgggaagacggagagggctcggtagctcattctccggactgtggttagagagggctcggtagctcgttctctggaccggatgtggaaagtcctggtgagtgaagccaggtgaaaatcctagcgagtgaagctaggtgaaagtggaagtcctggtgagtgaagccaggtattcgggaaagtcctggtgagtgaagtcaggcagtttggaagtcctggtgagtgaagccagacagattggaaatcctggtgagtgaagccaggtaaaaaccctagtaagtgaagctaggtgaaagtcctggtgagtgaagccgggcaaggaaaaatccagatggatcaagggtgataggacatctggtgttgggaagtccaagtagatcaagggagtgatcggatacttggcacgaagaggaaagcccaagtgggtcaaagggattgaccgaacacttggtggagaattctagcaggtcaagggagtgaccagatgctaggaatgatgaaccaacaggtcaatgttgaccggatgttggtgtagaagcacGAGGGTGGGAGTTtggatcgatgcgggaccgatcataCATCGATAgcgatcggtcacgggccgatcggTAATCATCGATATCATGGGTTACTCGATCGTGCGGAGACCGATCGCACAACATCGAGGCGCAGAGTTGGGagaagaagctgatcggtctacggaccgatcagagtttgcagagatcgtggaccgatcaggaggtttcatcggtccatggaccgatcaaagacggaacagaagcgaaggctaggaatggatcggtccgtggactgATCACATGGGctgtccacagaccgatccaggcactagccgttgcgacgcaacgactagatttcttctgtgtttcttcgttttcttcgcaggttataaaaggagggctgctgttGCGAGCCTCCTACTTCTTcttattattcttcttcttcttccttggattgaagcttctgcttctgtgctatgaggttctgagctttgttgagctcgcttccgaagcttcgcgtgagcttccagtcgtcgatcagctgctgcgtttgggttgtgaagttgctgcttcatcgcctccgatcgacagagaaggcaagcgagtgttgcattcatattgttgtttgtatttgcttcttgctttccttgtactcctttcttgttgttacaagtattgtggcgagatttctccacccacaaggagcatttattagccggttctccggggactcatccaccgatggattgataaacttcgtccaccttacggacacgccgaggagtaggagtttatctccgaacctcgttacatcggtttgtttgaggtttgtcttctttccctttcgtttctgtgtttattttccgctgtgctaacacattttgtagaaagaaacgacgatttggggtcggctattaacacccccccctctctagcttccgtacgaaggatcctaacaataatGTTCAGTTGACTAAAAAACCTTATCAAATGACAAAACCCCCAGAGACTTTCCTTCGATACATAATTCAATCTGATCTTCACTTTCCATCTTTGATCCATTGATTGTTCCTCCTTATTAGTTGACAAAACCTTAGCATTTCCTTCATGATCTAATCTGATTATCTTTCCTTTACATATTTGATTGGTCAAttgatcatgcttatcattcgACAAAATCAAAGTTTCCATTCTTATAGTGATACAGATCGGTTGTGCTTATCTACTTGGATCGGTTAATTGATCCCCTCAGTCAACCTAATTTCCTAACATCTatagtttttaaacttaaattcacACCGTTGACATGAAGGGAAATACTACATTCTTGAcataaattttagaatttatttgCAAACATATAAACTGCTAGATTATGTGGAAATATAAACTAAAAAAGGTCTTCGGGTTGTGTCGCCAATGCCCGAGCCTACTCACTAGTCGATGCCTCCTGTCTCACATGTCTCATCTCCTGGAATAAAACAAATGGTGAGTCTACGGAGTCAACATGTTCACAACTATATAATGCAATAGTTAGCACCTATAATCTGGTGTACTAATGGATACACATACTAGGTAACTTAGAACTTGACTACTGCATATCATAGGCATGAATATAAGCATAGGCGTCGACAGAAGCATGCGAGCATAACCTAAGCATAAGCGAGTAAATAAGCTTAAGCATGAGAATAAATCTAatcataaacatatatataaGCATAGACATAAATATACATACTAGGGAcgagcataaacataagcatatatgAACCTATGATGAACATAACTTGAACACAAGCATAATCATAAACGTAGTGTCATGGAAGCAGAATAACATGTCATAAACCACATAGGTTTGATGAGCTCCCGAGCTAAGATCACTGGTCACACTCTATTTAGTAAGATTTGGTGAGATCCCAGACTAGGGTCTCCTGTCACACTCAATCACATAGGATTTGGTGAGTTCTCAGGCTAGGATCATCGGTCACACTCCACCACATAGGATTTGGTGAGCTCTCGGGCTGTGGTCACCAGTCACACTCCATCATATAGGTTTTGGTGAGCTCCTAGGTTGGGGTCATCGGTCACACTTCATAACGTAGGACTTGGTGAGCTCCCCGAGCTTGCTCGGATCATAGCTTGATCACTACTTAAACATGGGCATAATCATAGatctaaacataagcatgcaattCATAACATAAGCTTAAGTATAAACTTATGCATCAACATAGCATGAGTATGTATAGCATAAACATTAACCATATGAACACAAATATACATGCTCCTAAAATAACCAAAATATAAAATTCGTGCACACAATCAAGAGCAACATGAAAATTAACTAATCTCTACTTGTCTACATGTGTAACAGGCTAATATGATAGAAAAGAGATAACATAATTATACTCCCTAATGAAGTGAGTAAACTAACTTCCTCCTAATCCTATTATGCAACTTATTCAACGATttgcaacaacaagaaaattGCTAACTCCTAATTGGAAACAAGTAGACGAACCTAACCATAATTATTCTAATTATGCATGAAGTTTAACCTGTTTGGGTGTTGAACACTACACCTATTTTCTGCAAAAGAGAATTATCACAAATAGAATAATAATAGTAGTCCTACAAAATAGAATTAGATAACATCTGGTCTCAACTTAAAAAGCTCCATTGGTTTTTTCAGTCTGATCATTGCTTATGATTTGTCTTGACTAGGATATGACCTCACCTCTCCACTCCAGAAGTTTATCTCTACTTACCCGCCATACATTTAGTCCTCCAAACCTGTTTGCACTTTTTCTACTCAgtatctgatcgatctgatcCACCAAGACTTTTTCTACAATACTAAATTAacacaatagcaataataataataatgcaaAATAGTGTTGGTAAAACAATACTTCGACCACATTTATTTTGAGTTCACTTCTCGAATACTCATCATTACTTAGAGTTACCACCTCCTAAGGTTTTTCTTACTTAGAGTTcattcctccaagacttctcattactgagggttaccaccccttagaatTTTTCCTTGCTTAAATTTTACTCcttcaagacttctcattacctaaggttacaTCCCTCTAGGATTTTCCTTTGCTTAGAGTTTACTCattcaagacttctcattacctagggttatctcctcccaggattttccttttgcttagagttcactcctccaagacttctctttACCTACGATTACCTCCTCCAAAGCTTTTTCTCTTGCCAAGCATCTAGTCAGCattgactttcttggacttctagTCACTTAGTATACTACTCACCCTTGACAGTCATCTAGTTACTCGGTGCACTACCGGATAAGCACAGCCAAATCCGAGCATGCCCCTGCCCACAAGGAAATAGGATAAGGAAAAGTAGGTTTGCGATAGGTGATAGACAACTGATCACCATTAAATGGATTGAACCAGACACACCATGATCGTTGAGAACTCCGGCGACCAAGAATAGCATGCTTCCCATTAACAGAGGAAGTTGAACGCACTTATTCAGGATCTGAACATGGGCATTTGCCATTTCGTAGATCAGTTGCCAAATATTGTAGATGGAACCAATGAGCCAGAAGATTGGCCCCACGAATCAATGCCGCTACAGCATGTTCTTGGAGCCTCTAGTTGTGTGCTATCTCCATATATGTCGTTTCACGCCAACTTTGATTAGAAATAGTTCCTCATCAGAAAAATCACAAACAAGTGACGATGTGCGCGGTGAGGACCTAGATTTGGAGTAAGATGTCGACGGTGAGGACCTAGATTTGGAGTAAGATGCCGACGAAGACCGACGTGGTGCTGGCGATGTTGATCAAGGGAATGGAGAACTCACACAATGGGAAGCAGCGGTTGCAACTAGCGAGGCAGGCCATGAGGTTGTCAACGATAAccacgaggaggaggaggagggcaaGAAGGAGGACAGAGAGGCCAGATTTAGTTGTGACAGTGAGAGTGGAGAACTAGGCGAGGAAACCACCGACAAGAAGGACGGAGATAGAAGCCGGTGTTGAAGTAGTCCCAGTGTCCGTGGATGCAGCTGCGACTTTCTTGGGCGGAAGCGAGTTTCACCATAGACATGTAAATGGATCGGCTGGTGTGCGTTGCACAGTCCGAGAGAGAGCATAAATCAGAGTGAAGAACAAGAGGAATGCCGGAACAAATGAGAAGAAAGAGTAGTCGGGCTTGCAACGGAAACATGGCGATGTGTATGAAGTTGCCGAGAAAGAGTATGAAGTTGCCGAGAAAGAGTGCTCGGTTTGTgtgtataaaaattattttttaaataatttggttctatatatatatatatatatatatatatatatatatatatatatatatatatatatatataatattaaaatatttatttttattttctgttattatCTGTATAATATTCTGAACATGTTGTTATATATGTGAGAGTGTTAAATCCgaatcttttaatttttaaaaaatagttttattttaaatcattgTAAGATATGCATGTGGCAAGTGTCTCTATAAATCATTATTAAAGTAAATCAAcatcatattttttaatttaatatattaaaattgctatatattttatattaaattatttcATATTAACtttgtcaaaattattttaatcattATTAGTAATATAAAGATTACCATTAAATACTAGTGATttggataaaattaaaataatgaaaACTATAACTAGTGCACCTTTAAATTTCTCCTTATATACTCTAATCAAAATTTTGtacatttataaaattatttcctaaaataaatttgaatataagTGACGGGAAAAAAAAGATACATGGAGTAATTTGACTTGAGCGTTGTTAAggaaaaaaataatgaattatttgatttgattgattCTTTAACAAAACAACATCCAGTTGATTAATTCGTTTGCAGTTCCTGATTACACGGAATCCCACTCCGTTTCTGTTTTCACTCTCTTTCTAATTCTCAACTTGTCCCTATAAATATAGCACATCTAAAATCTCCACACTCGAACTCTTCTCATCTACTGTCTTTGCTCCTCTTCCACAACAAGAAATAGAGCAATGGCGACCGGCGATTACCATTCTATGCCGTCCGTCTTCAAGGTGCCTAAGCGCAGGCGAACAGAGCGTCGCCACCCATCGCCTCTGTCGGATTCTTCGCTTACCGAAGACGAGGAGGAGTGTATCCTCGCGCTCCTGGAATTATCAAGGGCTCCGCCCATTCACGATGACGAGATGACTCCGGCAGAGGAAGAAAGGTCCCCGCTTTCACCGCCGGAGGTGGAGCAACTGAGTCAGCCGCTTTCGccaccggaggtggagaaacggAGCCAGTCGCTTCCGTCGCCATCCCCGTCTCCACCAAAACAGCAGCAAGAGTTGTCTCCAATTTCACTGCCGTCGCTGTCGCAGCAGGACAAGCCACTTCCACCGCCTCCTCCGGCGGAGAGAGACTTACATCCTCTTCTGCCGCAACAGAACCAACCGTTTTCGCCACCTCCTCCGGCGGACAGatacttacctcctcttcctccgtCTCTGCCAGCGCAAACGCCGTCTCTGGTTTTGTGCCCGATGCCACTACAATGTTATCGACCTCCACTGCTTCCGCCGCAGCCGCCGATCCAACGACCGTCTCCGTTTGTATCTCTGGCTCCGACACAGCACAGCCAGGCGCGTTATGTATGTTCCGAGTGCGGTAAGGTGTTCTCTTCCTACCAGGCCTTGGGGGGCCACAAAACCAGCCACCGGAAGCTCCCTGCCGAAAACAGGGCCGCCGAGTCAGCGGCCGTCGTCACCGGAGCAGCAGACCAAAACAAGCCTCACACTTGCTCTTTGTGCTCCAAGTCGTTCGCGACGGGGCAAGCGCTAGGCGGGCACATGAGGGCTCACTACGAGGGCAATAAACAGCAAGCCACAGCCGAGAACAGGCTTATGGCGGGGCCATCGTCTTCGCTGACTGAGTGCTCGACGGCGAAGGGCTTGAGAATTGACCTCAACCAGCCAGCGATGCCGGAAGCAGAATGGGCTAAGGAAGAGGAAGCGGTGAGCTCTCATCCGGCGGCAGTGGCCACGTCTCACCCTCCTCGCTTCTTTACTTTCTTTTAAGACATTAATTAATCTGATTAGTttgattaaacattttttttttaaaaaaaaaaaatgcaagttaAAGAAAAGGTCTCTGATATGTGATTGTTGTAATGAGATTAAATTTTCTTTGATATTTGTGGTCAATTTGGAGATAACTGTTTGTTGAAGAATTATGCAATTATTTTAGAAAGTAATGAAGTAtattttttatggatatatttttaAGGTGTTCAAATTTTGTTATCATCATTAACATAGTTATTAATCTAACGGATGCCATCttatttaatcaattttaaataacAATGACATTAATTAAAGGGTGAATGGAGAATGATTTAAAATTACAATAAGAGGAAACTTTCTTTTctattaattaactatttaaaattaattttattagaaGACTGTAATTTATTATGTGAAAAGATCTTCGGtgaatttaataaaatatatattttaaaatataatttcatTGAGACACAGTGAATTAAATTGAATCTTTAATTCTCAACTTGATCAATTGTTCAAGTTGAACTAGGACTAAATCTAATAAACTAAGAACTCTATCTACTCAAAACATCCTCCATCCTAATCGAGAAGTTCTAGCTTTTGTAgtaaaactcttttttttttttttactttattgttGCATTTTATTCTATCAAAATGTCAATAAATGACTACTCAGACGATTCAAGGAACTCTTCTTCGCATGCTAAGGATTGATCTCCTCCTTTTAGACATGTAACATTGAGAGAGAGAAATTCTCCCTTTTCTCTAAGAATAGAGCAATGACAATCCAACCCAATGATTTCTACGGCAAGAGTTCTCCTATTATTCATCGGATTCAAATCAAGAGGGTGATGGTCTTTTTTCAACCGCACCTCCACGGTGCTATGGGATATCCCTCCTTTGGGTGAGATTTTCTCACACGGAGAAGGGGAGATCTTCCTGATGGATTTGACACTATATGAACAAGGATCCTTTGGAGTTGGCTTTTGATGGTAGGTAAGGGGCATCACTCCGATGAGGATAACAAGTATTCTAATAGTTTTTCAACATATAGCTCAGGGCAATGGTGAAATATCAATGGTTGGAGTGTCTCATGTCGCAA
This genomic stretch from Zingiber officinale cultivar Zhangliang chromosome 7A, Zo_v1.1, whole genome shotgun sequence harbors:
- the LOC121999570 gene encoding protocadherin-15-like: MATGDYHSMPSVFKVPKRRRTERRHPSPLSDSSLTEDEEECILALLELSRAPPIHDDEMTPAEEERSPLSPPEVEQLSQPLSPPEVEKRSQSLPSPSPSPPKQQQELSPISLPSLSQQDKPLPPPPPAERDLHPLLPQQNQPFSPPPPADRYLPPLPPSLPAQTPSLVLCPMPLQCYRPPLLPPQPPIQRPSPFVSLAPTQHSQARYVCSECGKVFSSYQALGGHKTSHRKLPAENRAAESAAVVTGAADQNKPHTCSLCSKSFATGQALGGHMRAHYEGNKQQATAENRLMAGPSSSLTECSTAKGLRIDLNQPAMPEAEWAKEEEAVSSHPAAVATSHPPRFFTFF